The proteins below come from a single Amphiura filiformis chromosome 15, Afil_fr2py, whole genome shotgun sequence genomic window:
- the LOC140172045 gene encoding tRNA-uridine aminocarboxypropyltransferase 2-like gives MDGAENNNFQCENNIIQNGTSASNDHEDDVLAGFAALEPDPPERRPTCRSCGSTFIKFFLSLPTLFFFFFPTPVCLCPYFPKKCLDLSTSVYIVQHPHEESRVLRTAPLLTASLSPDKCHIIKGKRLSSVKHAELEAICSNPNALLLYPGPEAIDITKVPRLPCDQFYSLIIIDGTWPQAKYIFNNNKMLKIPKQVQFSNVGVSQYVIRTQPKDGALSTVESAALALSILEDRPELQDILLAPLKALCQFQLEHGAVIHQSKESKERLQKKNEPPQATEKNKSCPEAVEDKQERSDR, from the exons aaaatggcACGTCAGCAAGTAATGACCATGAAGATGATGTACTTGCAGGGTTTGCTGCTTTGGAACCAGATCCTCCTGAACGACGCCCAACTTGCCGATCTTGCgg TTCAACATTTATAAAAttctttctttcccttcccaccctttttttttttttttttcctacacCAGTGTGCCTTTGTCCATACTTCCCAAAGAAATGCCTTGATTTATCTACATCAGTGTACATAGTGCAGCATCCGCATGAGGAATCTCGGGTATTACGGACAGCCCCTCTGCTTACAGCCAGCCTGTCACCAGACAAGTGTCACATTATAAAGGGAAAAAGACTGTCATCTGTAAA GCATGCAGAATTGGAGGCCATCTGTTCGAATCCCAATGCTCTACTCCTGTACCCAGGCCCAGAAGCCATTGACATAACCAAGGTGCCACGTCTTCCATGTGACCAATTCTACAGCCTTATCATCATTGATGGGACTTGGCCTCAAGCCAAGTACATCTTCAATAACAATAAAATGTTGAAGATACCAAAACAG GTGCAGTTTAGTAATGTTGGTGTTAGCCAGTATGTGATCAGGACCCAGCCCAAAGATGGTGCCTTATCTACAGTAGAATCAGCAGCTCTAGCGCTGTCCATACTAGAAGACAGACCAGAACTTCAAGAT ATTTTGCTTGCTCCACTGAAAGCACTATGTCAGTTTCAGCTTGAACACGGCGCAGTGATTCACCAGAGTAAAGAAAGTAAAGAACGCTTGCAGAAGAAGAACGAGCCACCGCAAGCAACGGAGAAGAATAAATCGTGTCCAGAAGCAGTGGAGGACAAACAGGAACGTAGTGATAGGTGA